AAGTCGGACCCACAGGAAATTCAAGAAGTCAGGGGCGAGTCCGACTGAAGTCGGAGCTACAGGAATTCGAGAATTGGGATTGCCGGGATCAGGTCGAGTGTCAGGATCGCGGGGATCCTGACCTACGGACTGTTGCGGTAATCGAGTGTCAGGATCGCAGGGATCCTGACCTACGAGCTGTTGCGGTAATCGAGTGTCAGGACCGCGGGGATCGTGACCTACCGGTGGCGCGGAGGGGCCGGCGTTGACATCGGCGCTTGCGCGGCTTATTCAACAAGTCTATAATTGGATTATGCGAATTGCGATTGGTGCTGATCACAAGGGCTATCCGCTGAAGGAGCATCTGAAGGCGCTGTTGGAGCGGCTGGGACATCAGGTCACCGATTACGGCACGAATTCGGAAGAATCGACCGATTATCCCGATTATGCGATGCGGGTGGCGCACGCAGTGGCGAATCGGGAGGTGGAGCGTGGGATCACGGTGTGTTGGAGCGGCAACGGGGTGAACATGGTGGTGAACAAGCTGCCGGAGATTCGCGGCGCGCTGGCCTTGACGACGGAGATGGCGGTGTTGTCGCGGCAGCACAACGACTCGAATGTGCTTTCGCTCGGCTCGAAGTGGGTGAGCGCAGAGCAGGCGGATGAGATCGTAAAGGCGTGGCTGGAGACGGAGTTTGAAGGGGGACGGCATGAGCGACGAATTAAGAAGTTTTCGATCAAACGCTAAGTGTGCAGTCCAAGGACATCACGAAATGGTGGGCGGATGCGATTGTGAAGGCGTGGCTGGAGACGCATTTTGAAGGGGACAGCATGAGCGGCGGATCAAGTAGAAGTCAGCAAAAGACAGAGCGGCTCGGGCGAGGTTGACCGCCGCGAGCCGCAGCTACCTGTGCCTGGTGTTTAGCTGACCGGTGTGTCAGGCTTTCTGCACAACCG
This Candidatus Zixiibacteriota bacterium DNA region includes the following protein-coding sequences:
- the rpiB gene encoding ribose 5-phosphate isomerase B; translated protein: MRIAIGADHKGYPLKEHLKALLERLGHQVTDYGTNSEESTDYPDYAMRVAHAVANREVERGITVCWSGNGVNMVVNKLPEIRGALALTTEMAVLSRQHNDSNVLSLGSKWVSAEQADEIVKAWLETEFEGGRHERRIKKFSIKR